One genomic window of Sphingobacterium oryzagri includes the following:
- a CDS encoding OmpA family protein, with the protein MQNFNLKKQLAYIALTGCMAGLSFAQAQNSATIEGTTPLGPETQYRTWSIGVNAGLLNQGNIFGFNQDGFTSLQHNVGYSAYIKKQLSPSFGIKAQYLGGKVGGVNPDALAGTVSEFETNVPWSGALSGEWTMANTNWRFFNSIVKPYAAIGLGALNFETTTTVDGNASTAAAQTKIYVPVDFGFKFAIAKGVNLDLGYQLNWANQDFDGKPAGQYKNDLFSYAHAGVEFALGNSSKPALNNSNPVATLVNDYNAKYDDLKAERDILMAANEALKSQMDMLNQELQDDDGDGVANKFDKCPNTPSGVKVDGSGCPLPEMKNETKVIEKIVVTEEDRKVVDEAIKNLEFDLSKSTIRASSFPSLNRVASLLIEKNFSLKLAGHTDNTGSMQINMRLSKERAEAVKAYLVSKGANASRIEATGYGPNQPIATNATAEGRQANRRVEFTLY; encoded by the coding sequence ATGCAAAACTTCAACTTAAAAAAACAATTGGCTTATATAGCTTTGACTGGTTGTATGGCGGGCTTATCTTTTGCACAAGCGCAAAATAGCGCAACAATAGAAGGCACCACACCGCTCGGACCGGAGACACAATACCGCACGTGGTCTATCGGCGTAAACGCTGGTCTGCTAAATCAAGGCAACATCTTCGGCTTTAACCAGGATGGTTTCACATCACTTCAGCACAATGTGGGCTACAGCGCTTACATTAAAAAGCAACTTTCACCGTCTTTTGGTATTAAGGCACAATACTTAGGTGGTAAAGTTGGCGGCGTTAATCCAGATGCATTGGCGGGAACCGTATCCGAATTTGAAACGAATGTTCCATGGTCGGGTGCATTATCGGGTGAGTGGACGATGGCGAACACGAACTGGCGCTTTTTTAACAGTATTGTAAAGCCCTACGCAGCGATTGGTCTAGGTGCTTTAAATTTTGAGACGACAACCACCGTAGATGGTAATGCATCAACAGCAGCCGCACAGACGAAAATCTATGTACCTGTAGATTTTGGGTTTAAATTTGCCATAGCAAAAGGTGTCAACCTTGATTTGGGTTATCAATTAAATTGGGCTAATCAAGATTTTGATGGCAAACCTGCCGGTCAATACAAAAACGACCTGTTCTCTTACGCACATGCAGGTGTTGAGTTTGCGTTAGGCAACAGTTCAAAACCAGCGCTAAACAATTCCAATCCCGTTGCAACATTGGTTAACGACTACAATGCAAAATATGATGATCTAAAAGCCGAACGAGACATTCTGATGGCGGCCAACGAAGCGCTAAAATCGCAAATGGATATGTTGAATCAGGAATTGCAAGATGATGATGGCGACGGCGTAGCCAACAAGTTTGATAAGTGTCCAAATACGCCTTCGGGAGTGAAAGTAGACGGATCGGGTTGTCCATTGCCAGAGATGAAAAACGAAACAAAGGTTATCGAAAAAATTGTGGTCACTGAAGAAGATAGAAAAGTAGTTGATGAGGCCATTAAGAATCTAGAATTTGACTTGAGCAAATCAACGATCCGCGCCAGCTCATTTCCTTCTTTAAATCGTGTAGCTTCGTTATTGATCGAGAAAAACTTCAGCCTGAAATTAGCTGGACACACCGATAATACGGGATCTATGCAGATTAACATGCGCTTGTCGAAGGAACGCGCAGAAGCTGTAAAAGCTTACCTCGTTTCAAAAGGAGCAAATGCTTCACGTATTGAAGCGACAGGATATGGTCCGAACCAGCCAATCGCGACAAACGCGACGGCCGAAGGTAGACAGGCCAACCGCCGCGTAGAGTTTACGCTGTATTAA
- a CDS encoding universal stress protein translates to MKKLLVPTDFSDNAFLAAQYAAELGLKQKYSLHLIHCYTAISSGFAEEELTEETEQSDLLKADLTIEEWVDKLKSQYPDLLISYHNQRGLLGEVLPKEAAQEGYAAIVMGTTGTTGEKNVFWGSNTALIIAKSPIPVIAVPNKPLQFGIQKAGLLTNYNQEELLTLHEFVHTFKETIDLSLIHVYKDGEEAPSVNNRLDSWQFNIQEFSSVRHIDKLIAPIVKDDKDLDSIPEVIAQLIEENDIDIILISKSRKTFFERLFTTSVSKAMALELQKPAFFGKTI, encoded by the coding sequence ATGAAGAAACTTTTAGTACCGACTGACTTTTCAGACAATGCTTTTTTAGCGGCGCAATACGCAGCAGAACTAGGCTTGAAACAAAAGTATAGCCTACATCTTATTCACTGTTACACGGCAATTTCTTCGGGATTTGCGGAGGAAGAACTGACGGAAGAAACAGAGCAATCGGACTTGCTAAAGGCAGACCTGACGATCGAGGAATGGGTAGACAAATTGAAGTCACAATATCCTGATTTATTGATTTCTTACCACAACCAACGTGGCTTACTGGGCGAGGTATTGCCTAAAGAAGCCGCACAGGAAGGTTATGCAGCCATTGTGATGGGCACCACGGGCACTACCGGCGAAAAAAATGTTTTTTGGGGCAGCAATACCGCGCTCATTATTGCAAAATCGCCTATTCCGGTCATTGCCGTGCCTAACAAGCCGTTGCAGTTTGGCATACAAAAGGCCGGCTTGCTCACCAACTACAATCAGGAAGAGCTGCTTACCTTGCACGAATTTGTGCATACGTTTAAAGAAACGATCGATCTAAGCCTTATCCACGTTTATAAAGACGGCGAAGAAGCACCGTCGGTAAACAATCGCTTAGACTCCTGGCAGTTTAACATTCAGGAATTTTCGTCTGTGCGCCATATCGATAAATTGATCGCGCCAATCGTGAAAGACGATAAAGATTTGGATAGCATTCCCGAGGTGATCGCGCAGTTGATCGAAGAAAACGATATCGACATTATTTTAATTTCAAAAAGCAGAAAGACCTTCTTCGAGCGACTTTTTACGACTTCGGTTTCCAAGGCGATGGCGCTGGAACTGCAAAAGCCTGCATTTTTTGGAAAAACAATTTAA
- the alaS gene encoding alanine--tRNA ligase yields the protein MTSKEIREAFLSFFQSKSHQIVPSAPVVVKNDPTLMFTNAGMNQFKEFFLGEAQSKFARVADTQRCLRVSGKHNDLEEVGIDTYHHTLFEMLGNWSFGDYFKQEAISWAWELLTEVYRLDKDRLYVTIFEGDEKEGLDRDTEAFDFWKTWIAEDRILLGNKKDNFWEMGETGPCGPCSEIHYDMRTAEERQQEPGQGLVNADHPQVIEIWNLVFMQYNRLKSGALEPLPAKHIDTGMGFERLVRAIQGKTSNYDTDVFQPTIQFIADRAGIPYGQDEKADIAMRVLSDHIRAVSFAIADGQLPSNNKAGYVIRRILRRAVRYAYTFLGFKTPFIHELVPLLAKQFAGVFDELFQQQSFVEKVVLEEEVSFLRTLTTGIQRFENYAADHDAVDGDFAFELFDTYGFPIDLTDLLSREKGMTVDMDGFQRALQQQKERSRAATAIDTGDWVLVQDDEESNFVGYDYLEATTQIIKYRKVTAKGKEQYQLVLSVTPFYAEGGGQVGDAGVLIADNNEKTYILDTKKENGLIVHFVHALPSVLTGDFKAIVDKVKRVDTENNHSATHLLHAALKQVLGDHVNQKGSLVNADVLRFDVSHFSKITAEEIKQVEDIVNQQIRANIPLKEERMVPFQEALDAGVTALFGEKYGDYVRVITFDDQFSKELCGGTHVSSTGQIGFFKIVSESAVAAGVRRIEAITGTQAYVVIHEQFELVAKMRDLLNNPKDFVASLSKLIEENGDLKKEIENSIRERSLAMKSELEAKLEKIGDVNFLAVEVSLPSADAVKTLAYALKGEVENLFLVIGADFDGKPSLTVAISDELAKARGWNAGAIVKDLAKDIQGGGGGQPFFATAGGKLSAGLSTAIGRAKDFVK from the coding sequence ATGACCAGTAAAGAGATACGTGAAGCTTTTTTAAGTTTTTTTCAAAGTAAATCCCATCAAATTGTGCCTTCGGCACCTGTAGTCGTCAAGAATGATCCGACACTGATGTTTACGAACGCCGGGATGAACCAGTTTAAGGAGTTTTTTCTCGGTGAGGCCCAATCCAAATTTGCGCGGGTGGCCGATACACAACGCTGTTTACGCGTGTCTGGGAAACATAATGATTTGGAAGAAGTGGGTATCGATACGTATCATCATACGCTATTTGAGATGCTGGGTAACTGGTCTTTTGGCGACTATTTCAAGCAGGAAGCGATTAGCTGGGCATGGGAGCTATTGACCGAAGTGTACCGTTTAGATAAAGATCGTTTGTACGTCACGATATTCGAAGGCGACGAAAAAGAAGGACTAGATCGAGATACCGAAGCATTTGACTTTTGGAAAACATGGATCGCGGAAGATCGTATTTTGCTCGGTAATAAGAAAGATAATTTTTGGGAAATGGGAGAGACAGGTCCTTGTGGCCCTTGCTCGGAAATCCATTACGACATGCGCACGGCCGAAGAGCGACAGCAGGAACCTGGCCAAGGTTTGGTTAACGCAGATCACCCGCAGGTCATCGAGATCTGGAATCTCGTATTTATGCAATACAATCGCTTGAAATCTGGTGCTTTAGAGCCGTTGCCGGCAAAACACATTGACACGGGAATGGGCTTTGAACGTTTGGTGCGCGCTATACAAGGTAAAACCTCCAATTATGATACGGATGTTTTCCAGCCAACTATTCAATTTATTGCTGATCGCGCCGGAATTCCTTATGGTCAGGATGAAAAGGCTGATATCGCGATGCGCGTTTTATCAGATCATATTCGTGCGGTAAGTTTTGCTATTGCCGACGGACAATTGCCTTCCAACAATAAAGCTGGTTACGTTATTCGCCGTATTTTGCGTCGCGCGGTGCGCTATGCTTATACCTTTTTAGGTTTCAAGACGCCGTTTATTCACGAGTTGGTACCGCTGTTGGCGAAGCAATTTGCGGGTGTTTTTGATGAGTTATTCCAACAGCAAAGTTTTGTTGAAAAAGTGGTGTTGGAAGAGGAGGTTTCTTTCTTACGAACATTAACCACCGGTATACAGCGCTTTGAAAACTATGCTGCCGATCACGATGCTGTTGATGGCGATTTCGCATTTGAGCTTTTCGATACCTACGGTTTCCCGATTGATTTGACAGATTTATTATCGCGGGAGAAAGGGATGACCGTTGATATGGACGGATTTCAGCGGGCCTTACAGCAGCAGAAAGAACGTTCTCGCGCAGCAACGGCGATCGATACCGGCGATTGGGTATTGGTGCAGGATGATGAGGAGAGCAACTTTGTAGGTTACGATTATCTGGAAGCAACCACGCAGATCATTAAATATCGGAAAGTAACGGCTAAAGGAAAAGAGCAGTATCAACTGGTGTTATCGGTCACGCCGTTTTATGCCGAAGGTGGTGGTCAGGTTGGTGATGCTGGGGTTTTGATTGCTGACAATAACGAGAAAACCTACATCCTGGATACTAAAAAGGAGAACGGTCTGATTGTTCACTTCGTGCATGCGCTACCAAGCGTGTTGACGGGTGACTTTAAAGCCATTGTTGATAAAGTGAAACGTGTAGATACCGAGAACAACCACTCGGCAACGCATTTACTGCACGCTGCCCTGAAGCAGGTATTGGGCGATCACGTGAATCAAAAAGGATCGTTGGTTAATGCCGACGTATTGCGCTTTGATGTTTCTCATTTCTCTAAGATTACTGCGGAAGAGATTAAGCAGGTGGAGGATATTGTCAATCAGCAAATTCGCGCAAATATTCCATTAAAAGAAGAGCGTATGGTGCCCTTTCAGGAAGCCTTAGATGCGGGCGTAACGGCACTTTTTGGTGAGAAATATGGTGATTATGTGCGGGTGATCACGTTTGATGATCAATTTTCGAAAGAGCTGTGCGGGGGTACGCACGTATCGTCTACAGGCCAGATCGGATTTTTTAAGATTGTTTCGGAATCGGCAGTTGCCGCAGGCGTTCGCCGTATCGAAGCCATCACCGGTACGCAGGCCTATGTCGTGATCCACGAACAGTTTGAACTTGTGGCCAAGATGCGCGATTTGCTTAACAACCCGAAAGACTTCGTTGCCTCATTAAGCAAACTGATCGAAGAGAACGGGGATTTGAAGAAAGAAATCGAAAATAGCATTCGCGAGCGTTCACTCGCTATGAAAAGCGAACTGGAAGCTAAATTGGAAAAAATAGGCGATGTTAATTTCCTGGCGGTAGAAGTTAGTCTTCCTAGCGCTGATGCGGTTAAAACCTTAGCCTATGCCTTAAAAGGTGAGGTGGAAAATCTGTTTTTAGTTATCGGAGCCGATTTTGACGGGAAGCCAAGTCTGACGGTCGCGATTTCAGATGAGCTTGCGAAAGCACGCGGCTGGAATGCCGGCGCTATCGTCAAAGATTTAGCGAAAGATATTCAAGGCGGTGGTGGCGGTCAGCCGTTTTTTGCTACCGCTGGGGGCAAGTTAAGCGCTGGTCTGTCTACAGCAATCGGACGAGCAAAAGATTTTGTAAAATAG
- a CDS encoding universal stress protein yields MNKLLIPVDFSEYSQGAVDYACQLILANGNKQTLDLIHVFTNQSNLYVNKQLAPNLVDPQVEVAKMEMTKLKEVIHIKFPSIVCEAIYKSGNLFEEVSKVTASFHYDAVIMGTKGTSGLEAVFLGSNTYDVMLNTKTPVLGIPKDATTCKKERVGLLCNFKKAEIEALQQAINLFGKDFELILIHVNKEDRDIKIIDAQFKAWIAEIIESTGIENISYTVKSQVLYNRVLENISHAINNVLIDEQIDVMLVTKSRKSLFRQFVGENIVRKLAYQMPIPTFFARVHAAK; encoded by the coding sequence ATGAACAAGCTATTAATACCTGTAGATTTCTCGGAGTATTCACAAGGTGCAGTAGACTATGCCTGTCAGCTTATTTTAGCAAATGGCAACAAACAAACGTTAGATCTGATCCATGTTTTCACAAATCAGTCTAACCTTTATGTAAACAAACAACTGGCGCCGAATTTAGTAGACCCGCAAGTTGAAGTGGCTAAAATGGAGATGACGAAATTGAAGGAGGTTATACATATCAAATTTCCGAGCATCGTTTGCGAAGCTATCTATAAATCAGGCAATCTATTCGAAGAGGTAAGCAAGGTTACGGCATCTTTTCATTATGACGCCGTGATTATGGGTACAAAGGGCACCTCTGGTTTGGAAGCCGTATTTTTGGGCAGCAACACCTACGATGTTATGCTGAACACCAAAACTCCCGTATTGGGCATTCCTAAAGATGCTACGACATGCAAAAAAGAGCGCGTGGGGCTTCTATGTAATTTCAAAAAAGCAGAAATCGAAGCGCTTCAGCAAGCGATAAATCTCTTTGGAAAAGACTTCGAACTGATCCTTATTCATGTCAATAAAGAAGATCGCGATATAAAAATAATCGATGCACAATTTAAAGCGTGGATTGCTGAAATTATCGAAAGCACGGGCATAGAAAATATATCGTACACCGTTAAGTCGCAAGTGTTGTATAACCGGGTGCTCGAAAACATCAGCCATGCAATCAATAACGTCTTGATTGACGAACAGATCGACGTGATGTTGGTCACCAAAAGTAGAAAAAGCTTATTTCGTCAGTTCGTTGGTGAAAACATTGTTCGAAAGCTAGCCTATCAAATGCCCATACCGACTTTCTTTGCGCGCGTACACGCCGCTAAATAG
- a CDS encoding AMP-dependent synthetase/ligase encodes MIKHNNIPVEQPRRVFDLAYRQLTLFPELSMFAYKQAALWQHVTTSAFIEQTRAISKGLLQLGVKIGDKVGLVAESRYEWHVIDFAIQQIGAVTVAMYPNITDADYQFIFNDAEIALCIVSDKGLYKRICDLKDSIYSLKYIFAINEFPEARPWTALAELGQQCPDETLDNLRNAVSGDDLATLIYTSGTTGKPKGVMLTHGNLLSSVFAAREATPLTANARALTFLPPCHAYERMVIYTYFYIGITVYIAEGLERIADNIREVKPHIMTAVPRIMEKVFENIMKTGATLSGIKKKLFDWAIGIAEQFDPTGANNGFLYRQKLAIARRLVLNKFHQALGGHLVTVVSGSASLQSRIIRVLLAARIPIYEGYGLTEASPLLTVNFYDKGIRVGTVGNAVKDVEIKMADDGEILVKGPNIMQGYYKNPEATSEVLKDGWLYTGDIGKWVDGNFLKIIDRKKEMFKISGGKYIVPQPIETKLVESNFIEQAMVVGDSMKYAGAFIVPNYANLKDWAKQHEPALVNLAKEQFLKAPAVYKRVNQEVKLANRHFGNWEQIKKIAILPEEFTIERGELTPTLKMKRREIMKRYQAEYTEMYS; translated from the coding sequence ATGATAAAACATAATAACATACCCGTGGAACAACCCCGTCGTGTATTTGACTTAGCATATCGGCAATTAACGCTTTTTCCGGAATTGTCTATGTTTGCTTATAAGCAGGCTGCGCTGTGGCAGCACGTTACCACCAGCGCTTTTATCGAGCAAACACGCGCGATCTCCAAAGGCTTGCTGCAACTGGGTGTGAAAATCGGAGATAAGGTGGGTTTAGTGGCTGAAAGCCGATACGAATGGCATGTGATCGATTTCGCTATTCAGCAAATCGGCGCTGTTACGGTAGCCATGTATCCGAATATTACGGATGCCGATTACCAGTTTATCTTTAACGATGCCGAGATTGCGCTTTGTATCGTTAGTGATAAAGGACTGTACAAGCGTATTTGTGATCTGAAGGATTCTATTTATTCGTTAAAATATATTTTCGCTATCAATGAATTTCCAGAAGCCCGTCCCTGGACGGCGCTAGCTGAGTTGGGGCAGCAATGTCCCGATGAAACACTGGATAATTTACGCAATGCGGTTTCCGGGGATGATCTCGCTACATTGATCTATACCTCCGGAACGACGGGCAAACCTAAAGGTGTGATGCTTACACATGGTAACCTGTTAAGCAGTGTTTTTGCGGCGCGAGAAGCTACACCCTTGACCGCTAATGCTCGCGCTTTGACTTTTCTGCCACCTTGCCACGCGTATGAGCGCATGGTAATCTACACGTATTTCTATATCGGCATAACGGTGTATATCGCAGAAGGATTGGAGCGTATCGCGGACAATATTCGCGAGGTGAAGCCGCATATTATGACCGCTGTTCCGCGAATCATGGAAAAAGTGTTTGAAAACATCATGAAAACGGGTGCGACATTGTCAGGAATCAAGAAGAAACTTTTTGATTGGGCTATTGGTATTGCCGAGCAGTTTGATCCGACAGGAGCAAACAATGGCTTCCTCTACCGGCAAAAATTAGCGATTGCCAGGCGATTGGTACTTAATAAGTTTCACCAGGCGTTGGGTGGTCATTTGGTAACGGTAGTTTCGGGAAGTGCATCGTTGCAATCGCGAATTATTCGTGTGCTTTTGGCTGCGCGCATTCCGATTTATGAAGGTTATGGCTTAACGGAAGCTTCACCCTTGCTCACAGTAAATTTCTACGACAAAGGAATTCGTGTGGGAACGGTTGGCAATGCTGTCAAGGATGTGGAAATCAAGATGGCTGATGACGGTGAAATTTTGGTTAAAGGCCCCAATATTATGCAGGGCTATTATAAAAATCCGGAAGCGACTAGCGAAGTGCTGAAAGATGGTTGGCTGTATACGGGCGATATTGGCAAATGGGTAGATGGTAATTTCCTGAAGATTATCGATCGTAAGAAAGAGATGTTTAAGATATCAGGCGGGAAATATATTGTGCCGCAGCCGATAGAAACCAAGCTTGTCGAATCCAATTTCATCGAGCAAGCGATGGTAGTAGGCGATAGTATGAAGTATGCAGGTGCTTTTATTGTGCCTAACTATGCTAATTTAAAAGATTGGGCCAAACAGCATGAGCCCGCGCTTGTCAACTTAGCTAAAGAACAATTTTTGAAAGCACCAGCCGTTTACAAACGAGTAAATCAGGAAGTCAAGCTGGCCAACCGACATTTTGGAAATTGGGAGCAGATCAAGAAGATTGCTATCCTGCCGGAAGAATTTACGATTGAACGGGGTGAATTAACGCCTACCTTGAAAATGAAAAGAAGGGAAATTATGAAGCGATATCAAGCGGAATATACGGAGATGTATAGTTAG
- a CDS encoding response regulator transcription factor: MSANQKILVVDDEHDIVDLISYNLTKEGYQVYQAHNGKEGIEMAKQVNPDLIILDVMMPEMDGIEACRLMRSMPEFKHTFMVFLTARSEEYSEIAGFNVGADDYIAKPIKPRALMSRINAILRRNTAETEISSGDKLEIMDLVIDRDSFLVYRDTDRITLAKKEFELLYLLASKPNKVFTREQILKAIWEDSVVVTNRTIDVHIRKLREKIGENYVSTVKGVGYKFELN; this comes from the coding sequence ATGAGCGCCAATCAGAAAATACTAGTGGTAGATGATGAACATGATATCGTAGATTTGATATCGTACAATCTCACGAAAGAAGGTTATCAGGTTTATCAGGCCCACAACGGCAAGGAAGGAATCGAAATGGCGAAGCAAGTCAACCCTGATTTGATCATTTTGGATGTTATGATGCCGGAAATGGATGGTATCGAGGCTTGTCGCCTGATGCGCTCTATGCCCGAGTTTAAGCACACTTTTATGGTTTTCCTGACCGCGCGTAGTGAGGAGTATTCAGAGATTGCAGGATTTAATGTTGGCGCAGACGATTATATTGCCAAGCCGATAAAACCACGGGCGCTCATGAGCCGTATCAATGCTATTCTTCGTAGAAATACGGCAGAAACGGAGATCAGTTCTGGTGATAAGTTGGAGATTATGGATTTGGTTATCGACCGTGATTCATTCTTAGTATACCGGGACACCGATCGGATTACCTTAGCAAAAAAGGAATTTGAATTGCTTTACCTGTTAGCTTCAAAACCCAATAAGGTGTTTACCCGGGAACAGATTTTGAAAGCTATTTGGGAAGATTCTGTCGTGGTTACGAACCGTACAATCGATGTGCATATCCGAAAACTTCGCGAAAAAATAGGCGAGAACTATGTGTCTACGGTAAAGGGTGTAGGCTACAAGTTTGAGCTAAACTAA
- a CDS encoding redoxin domain-containing protein, protein MKGIVGIGLFFGLVSLAGCSNKDVIHVSGHIDNPGNVKVISFYEGDRKLDSVYLSDGNKFKFERDATQPRLLSLAVGNNKYPIILNPGEELTFIADMHEPEAYTVEGSELTLALKEFAPCKRRKEFVQDSLQAAFAKATLNKSAEEIESLRFDYLTEFKAKLALYTQQAIDFAQSHKNLAGFYAISTLDPEVAETEIIAYADEIENQFTDNRYVSTFKEEAKKLKRLSIGQAAPEIASFTPSNKAVKLSDFKGKYVLVDFWASWCAPCRQENPNIVKLYHRFKDKGFTVLGVSLDNNPGSWMRAIADDKLEWTQVSDLQAWSSDLIIDYRIKAIPTSYLLNPEGQIIAKNLRGRELEDFLQKTLN, encoded by the coding sequence ATGAAGGGAATTGTAGGTATCGGGTTGTTTTTTGGGTTAGTTAGCCTTGCGGGATGCTCCAATAAGGACGTTATCCACGTTTCCGGGCATATTGATAATCCGGGAAATGTAAAGGTGATTTCGTTTTACGAAGGTGATCGCAAACTGGACTCGGTCTATCTTTCCGATGGGAATAAGTTTAAGTTTGAGCGCGATGCTACTCAGCCGCGCTTGCTTTCGTTGGCCGTGGGAAATAATAAATACCCGATTATTCTCAACCCCGGTGAAGAGCTGACGTTTATCGCTGATATGCATGAGCCGGAAGCTTACACCGTAGAGGGTTCTGAACTCACGCTTGCGCTAAAGGAATTTGCGCCTTGTAAGAGACGTAAAGAGTTTGTGCAGGATTCGTTGCAAGCTGCTTTTGCCAAAGCGACATTAAATAAATCTGCGGAAGAGATAGAGAGTTTGCGCTTCGATTACCTGACCGAGTTTAAAGCGAAGTTGGCGCTTTATACGCAGCAAGCGATAGATTTTGCCCAATCGCACAAAAATCTGGCTGGTTTTTATGCTATCAGTACGCTGGACCCTGAAGTAGCGGAAACGGAAATTATTGCGTATGCGGATGAAATTGAAAATCAATTTACGGATAACCGATATGTGTCGACATTTAAAGAGGAAGCAAAAAAACTAAAGCGCTTGTCCATCGGTCAGGCTGCGCCAGAGATTGCATCGTTCACACCGAGCAACAAAGCGGTTAAGCTGTCGGACTTTAAGGGGAAATACGTGCTGGTCGATTTTTGGGCATCCTGGTGTGCACCTTGTCGTCAGGAGAATCCGAATATCGTGAAGCTGTATCACAGGTTTAAGGATAAAGGATTTACCGTCCTTGGTGTTTCATTGGATAACAATCCCGGAAGTTGGATGCGCGCGATCGCAGATGATAAACTGGAATGGACGCAGGTGTCTGATTTGCAGGCCTGGAGCTCTGATTTAATCATTGACTATCGTATAAAGGCGATCCCAACATCGTATTTGTTAAACCCAGAAGGGCAGATTATTGCTAAAAATCTACGCGGCAGAGAACTGGAGGATTTCCTCCAAAAAACATTAAATTAA
- a CDS encoding NUDIX domain-containing protein produces the protein MNESQLILADFVPKKLSIVQTIGLQDIDLEKLFLASKNKASKDTTYLYVHPEAEKVFKSILQKQTIIKAAGGLVKNGEGEYLFIHRLGKWDLPKGKVEDNEKMKEAAVREVEEECGIRINYLGKKLHTTYHTYVMRGKFLVKQTNWYDMGVNKSPKLIPQLEEDITEARWIAKEDLAIVKENTYPLIAQIIKQL, from the coding sequence ATGAACGAATCTCAGCTAATTTTAGCTGATTTCGTCCCCAAAAAACTATCTATTGTCCAAACAATTGGTTTACAAGACATTGATCTGGAAAAACTTTTCCTAGCCTCAAAAAATAAAGCCAGTAAAGACACGACCTATCTGTATGTACACCCAGAGGCTGAGAAGGTTTTCAAGTCCATTTTGCAAAAACAAACGATCATTAAGGCTGCGGGTGGTTTGGTAAAAAATGGCGAAGGGGAATACTTGTTTATACATCGGTTAGGAAAATGGGATTTGCCCAAAGGAAAAGTGGAAGATAACGAGAAAATGAAGGAGGCTGCCGTTCGCGAGGTCGAAGAAGAGTGCGGTATTCGCATCAACTACCTCGGCAAAAAATTGCACACCACCTACCACACGTATGTGATGCGTGGCAAATTTTTGGTTAAGCAAACCAATTGGTACGATATGGGTGTCAATAAATCTCCAAAATTAATCCCGCAATTGGAAGAAGATATTACTGAAGCGCGTTGGATAGCAAAAGAAGATCTGGCGATCGTGAAAGAAAATACATATCCATTGATTGCTCAAATTATTAAGCAACTTTAA